CGGCACCAATCGCTCCAGCCATTGCCGTATACCCAACAAGAGCAATCGCTGTGACGGTAATCCCTGAAATAAGTGCCGGCATTGATTCCGGCAGTAATACCTTCCAAATGATGGTTCCAGTTGTTGCTCCCATTGACTTAGCAGCTTCAATAACCCCTTTATCAATTTCTCTGAGACCAATTTCAACCATCCTTGCGTAAAACGGAGCAGCACCAATAATTAGTGCTGGCATTGCAGCATTTTCTCCAATCATCGTTCCTACCAAAAACGTTGTAAACGGAATTAATAACACAATTAAGATAATAAAGGGTATTGAGCGAAAGATATTAACAATCGCACTAATAACCGTATTAACCGGTTTGTTTTCCCACATATTCCCTTTTGTAGTTAGAAATAATATTAATCCAAGTATTGTGCCTAAAATAAATGTAGCAAGAACTGATATACCCGTCATATATAGGGTATTCTTTGTTTCTTCCCACATAATGAGCCAATCAACATTGGGAAAATATTGATTAATCATTTGCAACCACCTCCACTCCTACCTGCTGTGAACGAATAAAATCGACTGCCTTCTCAACTTCTTCTTCGTCACCATCGATATGAATGAAAAGCGTTCCGTATGAACCCTTTTGAGTTTGCGAAATTTTCCCCTGCAGGATGTTAACGATGACATTATATTGGCGGATTAAATTCGTAATCAGCGGCTGCTCAGCAGATTCACCAATAAACGTTAATTGGACAATTCGACCTGAACGATAGTTTTCAAGCATATGATCTGCTGTTTCTTTCGTTTCCTCAGGCTCTGATACCTGTTGCACAAATCGTTTAGTGATCGGTTGCTGTGGATTTTTAAAGACATCGAGCACGGAACCAAGTTCAACCACTCTGCCGCTTTCCATCACAGCCACCCGGTGACAGATTTTACGAATGACATGCATTTCATGTGTAATCAAGACAATCGTTAAACCGAGACGTTTATTGATATCCACTAACAATTCTAAAATCGAATCGGTCGTTTGTGGATCAAGGGCTGAAGTCGCTTCATCACAAAGCAGCACTTTAGGGTTATTCGCAAGCGCTCTGGCAATCCCAACCCGTTGCTTTTGCCCGCCGCTAAGCTGAGAAGGATAAGCATTTTCTCGGCCCTCCAGACCAACCAGCTTAATAAGCTCTGCCACCCGTTCTTTTCTTTGCGGCCCTTTGACACCTGCAATTTCTAGTGGAAAAGCAATATTTTCACTTACTGTTCTAGACCACAGCAAATTAAAATGCTGGAAAATCATGCTGATTTCCTGTCGGGCCTTTCGAAGTTCGACACCCTTTATCTTTGAAATAACCCGGCCAGCAACCGTGACACTTCCATCAGTTGGAAGTTCTAGTCCATTTAACATGCGTATTAAGGTACTTTTTCCGGCACCACTATAACCAATCACTCCGAAAATTTCTCCTTCTTGAATCTCAAGGTTCACCTGATCGACTGCCTTTAGCTCACCTTGCTTAGAAGGATAGATCTTGCGGACATTTTTAATTGAAATCACTTGAATCACCTTCTTCTTATCCTGATTAACAGTTACTTGAATATAGGGTTTAACTGTTTTAGCGAAAAGATTCTATTATTTAGAAAAATAAAAAGCCTCTCTGCACAGGCAGAAAGGCATCATGAACTAAACCTTTCTCCCATCTCCCAAAGCAAATAATGCTTTGTGTGAATTGGCACCATTTCAATAAAATTGACGGTTGCCGGGCTTCATCGGGCACATCCCTCCACCTCTCTTGATAAGAGCTAACAGCTTCTATATTCAATTAACAAATTAAATGATTTACGTAATTTAATTACGAAAGCTATCGTATCATGGATGAAAAGGGGTGTCAACGGAAATTTCTTCATTTTCAAAAAAATACAACTAGGTAATTTTTAGGCATTTGCCTTTAACGAAGCTAAGCCTGTTGCTTCCTCAATCGCTGATTCGAGATCCTCGATTAAATCTTCTACATTTTCGATTCCGATGGAAAGTCGGATTAAATCCTCTGGAACACCTGCCGCCTTAAGTCCTTCCGCATCTAATTGCTGATGTGTCGTACTTGCCGGGTGAATGATTAAGCTTTTTGCATCGCCAACATTGGCAACATGTGCCCATAGTGATAACGAATCAATCAGTTTAGCCCCTGCTGCTTTGCCGCCTTTAATACCAAATATCACCATCGATCCTGTACCTTTTGGCAGATACTTTTTCGCTAATTCATGGTCTGGGTGTGAAGGATGCCCAGGATAGGAAACCCAGTCAACCGCAGGGTGATTTAGTAAATAATCGACTATTTTCTTTGTATTGGCCACATGCTCCTTCATTCGGACATGAAGGGTTTCAAGTCCAAGCGTAAACTGGAAGGCATTTTGCGGACTAAGGGCAGGGCCAAGGTCACGCAATAATTGCACGCGGGCTTTAATGATGTAAGCCGCAGCACCGAGTGCTTCTGCATAAACAAGATCATGATAGCTAGCATCAGGAGTCGTGAAGCCAGGGAATTTCGGTGAATTCCAATCAAACTTACCACCGTCAACAATAATGCCGCCTGTTGTTGTCCCATTTCCTAAAAGCCATTTTGTCGCCGAGTGTACGACAATGTCGGCACCATACTCGATTGGCCGGCAAAGATACGGCGTCGCAAAGGTATTGTCAATAATCAATGGAACTCCGGCCTCATGAGCGATTTCTGCTGTTTTTTCAATATCTAGTACACGCAAGCTTGGATTACCAATCGTTTCAGCAAAAACTGCTTTTGTTTTTTCCGTAATCGCAGTGCGGAAATTCTCTGGATCATCGGCATCAACAAATTTTACGTTGATTCCGTATTTCGGAAGTGTAACTGCGAATAAATTGTAGGTTCCACCATAAAGGTTCGATGCAGCGACAATTTCATCCCCCGCTTGGGCAAGGTTTAAAATCGCGAGCGTAATCGCTGCCATGCCGCTGGCAACAGCAAGGGCGCCAACGCCGCCTTCTAATAATGCCACCCTTTCTTCAAAAACAGTGGTGGTTGGATTGTGAATCCGGGTATATATGTAGCCAGGTTCCGCTAAACTGAAAAGGTTTGCCGCATGTTCGGTATTTTTAAATTGATAGGCGTTGTTTTGATAAATCGGAACAGCACGGGCACCTGTCACCGGATCCGGAGCCAAACCACCATGAACACTTAAGGTTTCAAAACGATACTTCTTTTGATTTTCTGCCATTCTCACTTCCTCCTCCGTTGATAAATGAATTAACCCCCACTTCATAAGAAGAGGGGGCTCTCTCTTCTCATCTCCCAGAGCTTTTAAGCTCTGCTGGATTTAGCACCGTGTTACAAACCGGTTGCCGGGCTTCAAAGGGCCAGTCCCTCCACCACTCTTGATAAGAATGCTTTATTAAGTTGTTTTTATTAATAGAATATTTAAATAATAGATTACATGAAGTTTAATTCCGAGTCAATACCTTTGATTAAATTATTTTGTGAACTGGCTGTTCTGTGCTTTTGTTAAAAAGAAAATCGATTCTAGTAAAAGAGTAGTTCGTAATGGTGTTGAAGCCTTCAGCTGCCCTTGCTGTTCAAGAAACCGCAGCCTTTCCGTCCCTTCAAGCAGCTGTTTCATTGCGGCTGGGGACCCGCTAATTTCATATTTCACCTGCTGTTCTTCAGGATTTTGCAAGAGAAAGATTCCGCCATTTTTTATAATTAACTGAATGGTTTGCTGGTCACAATGAAGGTTTACCTGTATATCGGCCCGATGAATTAATGGAAGGACATGCCCCTGATCTTTGATTTTTACTAGAAATGTTTTTACCGCTTCGATCATTTACATCACTCCGGTCTACTCACTTTTACATTACTAATTCAGCAAGAGGATACGGATTCCTTTTATTATCACTCGACATTTCTCTATGCTTTGACATTGTTTCGGCAATTTCCTGAGAAATATGTCGTATCTTTATGATATTTTAGCAGATGCTGACGTTTCTTTATTACCAGTGAACCCTTTAAATACTAGGAAGAAATAAATGGAACCGAATAGATATAATATGGCGGTAATCGTGAACACATAGGCATAGCCCCAATACGAGCCGTATTTTACAACAATACCTGTGGAAACCGGCCCCATGAATGCCCATCCTAAATTAAATACCATTTGGTTAATGGAATTCGCTAGTCCCTTCATCGAGCCGTTTACTTTCGACATCATTAATGACATTTGGATTGGGTTACCTGCGTTCATTAATGCTTGGCGAAAAAGAAAACCAAGTGCCGCCAGCCATAAATGTTTTGTATAAGCGGTTAATAAGAGGAAAGGGAGTGATGCAAGCTGTAAATAAACAACCGCCTTCACATCACCGACTTTTTTAACTACGAGTGGACCAATAAACATCGCTAAGGCCGTTGCTGCTTGCCCAAGTGAGATAATTAAACCGATTGATGTTGTTGAAGCGCTAAAGCGGTCTGCAAAATACAGATTTAAATATGGAATAACAAGACCTGCTCCAAAGCCAATCAATAGCTGTGCAATCGCAAATAATACAATTAACTTTATTCCGTCATTTTTCCAAGCTATTGAAGGGTTAAATTTTTTCTTTTCTGTTGGTCTTGTTTTAGGAAGTTCATTGAATTTTGTTGTGGGAATGATTCCTATTAGATAAATAACTGCCCCGATGATCAAGGTGATACGGATGCTATTTATATCGCTTGCAAAGAAAGAAAAAATGTCTGTTAACATTCCGCCCAACAGGTTACCGATAACATTTGCAGCGGTCATAAAGGCAAAATGAAGACTGAACAGGTTCACCCTCTGTTCCTCGGTTGAATTTTCGGCGAGCCATGGAATACCTGATACCTGCAAGAAAGCCATTGTCAAACCGCTGGTAAAGGCAAGTGAGATTAGCACCCCTTGTGTGGAAAAAATACTCCTCAACAGCAAGATTGCTCCAGAAATTAAGATGCCATAAAAAAATACTCTTTTTCGCCCATAGCGGTCACTAATGAGTCCTGCCGGTACAAGGATAATTGCTGTGGCAAGCGAGGTCATCGCAATGACCTGGCCATTAACCGCCTCTGTGTATCCGAGTTTACGGATATAAAAATTGTAAATCACCATGAAAATGCCAAGGCCTATTTGCGTGAAAATATTTGCCATAAAGCTTAACTTGATGTTCCGATTATACGTTTTAAATTGTGCAGCCCAGTTATAATAAAAGGCCATTTGGTTCCGCCCCTTTGGTTATTTCGTATCCCTAAGTATCATAATGCATAATAGAAGTTTTTGTAAATAGTGAAGTTTCTGATTTCTTGCGTATTTCCAGCATAATCGAATAGGCAAAATGTTGAAAAGTATTCAAATACTCATTTCCGATTAGGGGATATTTTTTTATAAAATTTAATTGGAAGGAAGTGGAATATGAATTTTAAATCTCGTTCTGAACCAGTTGAAGTAGACGCCTAAACGCCCGAATGTCTTTGGGTGAAAGGTGGTGAAGTCGGTAAAAACAATTAGGAGGATTTTGAAGCAGAACATGAGATATATTGGAAAGACAAAAGGTTCCTATTATGAGTAATGATGAACTCCTTTTTCCTGCCTTGGGAACAATTAATTTTTTGTGACCGCAGCGACCCTTTTTTTCCTAAGCCGGGCACAATTAATTTCCTTTTGTAACTGAAAAAAATATTTTCCATTTTCCCAGCCATAATTCCTCCCCAAATAGAACAAATTTTCCCATTTAAAAAGCAGATGCAATCTGCATCTGCTTAGGTTAGTTGTTGTTTATCTTTTCAAGCAAATATGGTACGGAATGGAAAGCGTAAATGGTTTCTTTCACAGTGCCGTTTTGAACAAATAATAGGCATGGTACGCTTTCAATTGCTAAATCCTTTGCAAAATCCGGATAATAATTCAAGTTCATTTTTCCCATTTTGACATCTACAAGTTCCTCCACGATTTGCAGCATCCTTGATGCAAGATGACAAGTGCCGCATAGTGGTGTATAAAAATATAACAGCCCGCTTTCATCATGATCGAGGAAAGCAGCCAGATCATCTCGATTCCATTCGTTCATAATCACATTATCCCATTTCTAAAAACTCAGTATGAACATCGATATTCGCCCCTAGGAGAACAGTTGCCAAATGGTGCACTGGTGCAGTTGCAACCTCGCGATACATCCGATCAATATATAAATGTTCAGCCTGTGGAAACTCCCGTTTAAACCGTTTGCGAAGCTTCTCACCGGCAGCATCAGAATCAACAAGAATATAGACATCCTTGTTTTCAAGAAAATCAATCAATTCATCCAATTTGGTGTGACTAATGGTTCCATTTGTACAAATGATTTCAACCGGTTCCTTTACAATACTTTTTACCTTATTTTTATCTGATTTTCCTTCGACAATAAGAACTTTGTCAACATACGAATCATTCATATCCACATCACCTGTAATAGAAGTTGTTTATGTTAACATATTCTAAAATATTGATTACGTGTGCCCTCTTCTTAAAGGAAAAGGGGCGGAGCGCCGCAGAAGCGATATAGTATAAAAAAGTTTTGATGATGACATTTAGACAATAAATGAAATGAAGTTAAGTTTAGCTCTGCTCACACCACCTTTATTAGGTACTACGGATTGTTCTCTGAATTTACTTTCCATAATAATTGATGGCATGGAACTCCCTATTAGTTTTGTATGTTAACTATAGCATTATTGTCATTATAAAAATAGAGTTACGCTCATAGGATACAGCTGTTTTCCCTTACATTTTATTATAGTTTCCCCAATTTTAGTAGAAGGAAAAGTGGGAATTTAAGAGAAAAAGCACCTTCACAAGGTGCTTTCCAAATCAATAATTATTCTTCCTTCGTCATTTCATCGTATTGTTCAGCAGTCATAAGGTTATCTAATTCACTGCTATCAGATAGTTCGATCACAATCATCCATGCCTTTTCATATGGTGATTCATTTACGAATTCGGGACTGTCACTTAAATCTTCGTTTACTTCCACAACCTTACCGCTGACTGGTGCGTAAAGCTCAGAAACAGTTTTAACAGATTCAACACTGCCAAATGGTTCGTCAGCAGTTACTTCATCTCCGACTTCTGGAAGCTCAACGAAAACGATATCCCCTAATTCATGCTGTGCAAAGTCTGTAATCCCAACGCGTACTCTTTCCCCTTCAACCTTTACCCATTCATGTTCTTCTGAATAACGAAATTCTTTTGGTGTGCTCATTAGCTCTAATCCCTCCATAGTTTTTTTAATCTATCATCGAAATATATCGATTTCCGTTAGTAAATTGTGAAGAGTAGGCTTAAAGCCACATTTTCTCATACTCTTCTTCTTTAAAGCCCACAGTGACACGTTCACCATCCGTTAAAATCGGCCTTTTGATCAGCATCCCGTCAGATGTTAGCAAATCAAGCAGTTCATCATCGGTAGCAGATTTCATTTTATCCTTGATCCCTAATTCCCGATATTTTAACCCGCTCGTATTAAAAAATTTCTTTAATTCCAAGCCGCTTTTCTGATAAAACGCCTGCAACTCTTCGCGCGTTGGGGGCTGTTCAACAATATGTACTTCTTCATAAGAAAGCTGATGGGCATCCAACCATTTCTTTGCATTTCGACATGTGCCGCATTTTGGATACCAGTAAAAAGTCAAAGACATTCGTTTCACCACCTATTTACTAAAAAAATGATGTGACCGCGTCAATAGAATATTACCATAACGTTTTTCAAAATCCTAACAAGAGGCCTAAAAAGTTCTCCATAGGAAAAATTCGACTAATTTCGTAAAAGTCCTTCCTTAGTATAATAATTATTTTTCAAAAAAAATAGCTCCCTTCACACTGGAAGGAAGCCCTGATTAATTAAACAATATAGCGTTCAGCTTCAATTAATACATTTGCTGCTTCACGTTTTTTCGCTATTACGTTGAGTGGGGTATGGCGTGTAAATTTACGAAGAGAAGACAACATCATTCGAAGTGTATCGCCTTGTTCAACAGCTACTAAAGTTTCTTTTGCATCTGCTTCAATTTTGTTGAATGCTTCTTGGCAGAAGATTTGCGTATATAGGAGCTTTTGGTTGCTCTTTTCTACGCCTTCTTTTGCAATTGCCTTTTCTGTACGTAAGACAACCGATTCCATTGCATAGACGATAGATGCGATATCCGCGATATTTGCGAGGATTTCCTGCTCTTTTTCAAGAGCCTTGCCATATTTTTGTGCTGCTAATCCTGCTGCCAATAAACCAATCTTCTTCGCATTTTTCACTAGATATTTTTCTTGAGCAAGCGGCTCTTCGCCAGGTTCTTCCGGCATTAACATCATTAATTCTTCTTGAAGCGCCATCGCTTTTTGGAACAGCGGCAGCTCACCTTTGAATGCTTTCTTTAAGAAGGTGCCTGGCACCAATAGACGATTGATTTCATTCGTTCCTTCAAAGATTCGGTTAATACGGGAATCACGATAGGCTCTTTCAATTGGATACTCCTGCATAAAGCCATATCCGCCATGAATTTGCACGCCTTCGTCAACCACATAATCTAACACTTCGCTGGCAAAGAATTTATTAACCGAGCACTCGATCGCATATTCAGCAATCGAATTAGCCACCTTTTTAATATCCTTGGCATCTTCAGTTGAAAGCTGGCCTTGGTTATCTTCATACAATCCAACCGTACGATACACAGAGCTTTCTGCAGCATAAATCTTAGATGCTATTGTGCCGAATTTTTCTTTTGTTAAATTGAATTGAGAAATAGGTGTTTTAAATTGCTGACGGCCATTTGCATATTTAACGGTCATTTCAAAAGCGGATTTAGAACCGCCGACAGCTCCGACTGCTAATTTGTAACGTCCAATGTTTAAGATGTTAAATGCAATAACGTGACCGCGCCCAAATTCACCTAATAAATTTTCTACAGGGACAGGAACATCCTCTAAAATAAGTGTACGTGTCGATGAGCTCTTAATCCCCATTTTCTTCTCTTCAGCGCCAGTGGAAACGCCTGGGAACTCTCTGTCCACGATGAAGGCGGTGAAGTGCTCGCCATCAACTTTTGCATAGACAACAAAGACGTCCGCAAAACCGGCGTTTGTGATCCACTGCTTTTCACCGTTTAGAATATAATGAGTACCTTCAGCGTTTAATTTAGCTGTTGTTCTTGCGCCTAGGGCATCGGAACCTGATCCTGGCTCTGTTAATGCGTAAGCAGCAAGCTTTTCACCTGAGGCAAGAGCAGGTAAATACTTTTTCTTTTGCTCCTCATTACCAAATAAAACGATTGGCAAAGATCCAATCCCAACGTGAGCTCCGTGAGAAAGTGAGAAACCTCCGGCCTTTGACATTTTTTCAGTTAGAAGTGAAGACGTGATTTTATCTAATCCTAAGCCTTCATATTCTTCAGGTACGTCAGCTGCTAAAAGACCAAGTTCACCTGCTTTTTTGAGCAGCTTTACAGTACGATCGAATTCATGTTTTTCTAAATATTCAACCTGTGGAAGAACATCTTTTTCAACGAAGTCTTCAGCTGTCCTAGCAATCATTAAATGCTCTTCTGTAAAATCTTCCGGTGTTAACATATCTTGACAAGAAATATCTTCGATTAAAAAGCTTCCGCCTTTAATATATTTTTTTGTTTCGTTTGTCATTATACTTTCCTCCTAATCTATTTTGTTAAAGCAATTCGAATACGCCGGCAGCACCCATTCCTCCGCCAATACACATCGTTACGACACCAAATTGCTCATTTCTGCGCTTCAATTCATGAATGAGTGAGAGTGTTAATTTTGCTCCGGTACAGCCAAGTGGGTGACCGAGAGCAATCGCACCACCATTTACGTTGACGATTTCTTCATTTAATCCAAGTTCACGGACAACTTGGAGTGACTGAGAAGCAAACGCTTCATTCAATTCGAACAAATTAATATCGGAAAGCTCTAAGCCAGCCAGTTTAACGGCTTTTGGAATAGCAACAACCGGGCCGACTCCCATAATTTCAGGCGGTACGCCGCCGACAGCAAACGATCGGAATTTTGCTAATGGTGTTAAGCCAAGTGATTCTGCCTTTTCACGGTCCATCACCATCACAGCGGCGGCCCCGTCACTTGTTTGCGAGGCATTTCCTGCTGTCACCGAACCTGTTACCGAGAAGGCAGGACGAAGCTTCGCAAGTGCTTCAAGGTTTGTATCTGGACGAACTCCTTCGTCTTGTGAAAATTGGATTGTTTTTTCAACTAGTTTATTGTCATTTCCAACCGTACGAATCGTCACATCTACTGGGACAATTTCATCAACAAATTTCCCCTCTGCAATCGCTTTGGCGGCACGCTGATGACTTCTGACCGCAAAGGCATCCTGATCTTCTCGGGCTATGCCATACTTTTGCGCTACCTGCTCTGCAGTATGACCCATTCCCATATAATATTGCGGTGCCGTTTCGGCTAGTTTGATATTCGGACGAACAACATGGCCCATCATTGGGATCATGCTCATCGATTCCGTTCCGCCCGCAATCGCTGTATCTGTGTGTCCAAGCATGATTCCTTGCGCAGCATAGGCGATGGCCTGTAAGCCTGACGAACAGAAACGATTTATGGTGATAGCAGGGACTGTATATGGAAGTCCTGCTAACGCTCCGATGTTTCGTGCCACGTTATTTCCTTGTTCTGCTTCCGGCATCGCACAGCCCATAATTAAATCATCAATATTTCCTTCATAATTTCCAGCACGCTTTAATGTTTCTTTTACAACCAACGCTCCCAAGTCATCGGGGCGAACATGGGCAAGCGTTCCTTTCTTTGCCTTACCAACCGGGGTGCGAGCTCCGGCAACGATTACCGCTTCTCTCATGCAAGTTCCCTCGCTTTCTTTCAAATTATCTATCTATTTTTACGAAATGGGCCCAAATTATTGAGCCCTATATCAGTTTCTTAACGGTTTTCCCTTCACAAGCATATGCTGCATGCGCTGCTGTGATTTTGGCTCTGCAATCAGGCTTAAGAAAGCCTCTCTTTCTAGATCTAATAAATATTGCTCATCTACTTCCGTTCCAAATGGCACTTTACCGCCGGCAATCACATAGGCAATTTTCTTGGCAATTTTCAAGTCATGCTCAGAAATATAGCCAGATAAACGCATTGCTTCTGCACCAAGCAGCAACGTCGCATACCCAGTTTCACCAACTACCGGAACCTTTCTGCGCACTTTTGGCATATAGCCTTGTTCATATAGGCTAAGTACGGCTTGTTTCGCTTCATAAATCAGATGGTCGCTATTGATGCTAATTCCATCAGATGAATCTAAGAAATTATTTTCCCGTGCTTCTTCCGCGGATGTAGAGACCTTCGCCATCGCAATCGTTTCAAACACTTTGTTGGCAACATTTTGCAAGTCAAATGGAACACCGTTTGGAAGGTTTTCTAAGTGCTTCATGTAAAGCTCTTTGTTACCTCCTCCGCCCGGCAGCAGTCCGACCCCCACTTCAACAAGCCCCATATATGTTTCAGCTGACGCTTGAATATGTGCTGCAGGAAGGCAAACCTCTGCACCTCCGCCAAGTGTCATCCCAAATGGTGCAGCGACAACAGGCTTAGAGCTGTATTTCACTTTCAACAAGGCGCTATGCAGGTGGCGAACAATCATATCAAGCTCATAAATATTGTCATCTTGTACTTCCATTAACATCATCGCAAGGTTTGCACCAACACAGAAGTTCTTTCCTTGGTTACCGATGACAAGACCCTTATAATTTTTCTCTACTTCATCAACAGCAAAATTAATCAACTGGACGATATCGAGGCCAATCGCGTTGTTAGGTGAATGGAATTCTAGGAGTGCAACACCGTCGCCAAGATCAATTAAACTTGCGCCGCTGTTCTTTTTAATTACACCTTTTTGTTTCTTGATTTTTTTAAGGTCAATCGCCTTTGGATTGTATTCCACTAGTCTATATTGGCCATTATGATAAAAGAACAGCTCGCCATTTTCTTCTAAATAGAAAGAAGAATTTCCTTTTTCCAACATTTCAGTAACCCATGCAGGAACTTCCACACCGGATTCTTTCATCTTTTGAACAGATTTTTCAACACCAATGGCATCCCATGCTTCAAATGGACCCATTTCCCAGCCAAAGCCCCATTTCATTGCGCGGTCAATCGCAACGATATCGTCAGCAATTTCACCTAATAGCTGTGCAGAATAGACAAAAGATGCAGTGAAGGTATTCCATAAAAATTGTCCGGCTCGATCATTCGCATAGACAAGCGCTTTCAATTTATTCGCTGTGCCTTTTTCCTGCTTAGCTAATTCGACTGCAGGTGTAGACAGTTTTTTTCGAGGTCCATATTCTAATGTATTGGGATCCAGTTCAAGAATTTCTTTTCCTTTTTTCAAGAAGAACCCTTGTCCGGACTTACTTCCAAGCCAGCCTTTTTCAATCATCGCTTTTAAAAAGGCAGGGACTTCAAACACTTCTTTCTCTTTCCCGCTCACTTGTTCGTACACGTTACCAGCAACATGATAGAACGTATCCAATCCAACCACATCAAGGGTACGGAAGGTGGCACTTTTTGCCCGGCCAATTAATGGTCCTGTGATGGAATCGACTTCGCCAACACTTAAGCCTGCTTTTAGCATCTCTTGAACAGTGACAAGGAGGCCATACGTACCAATCCGATTTGCAATAAAGTTTGGTGTATCCTTAGCGACAACAACGCCTTTTCCTAACACATCCTCACCAAAGGTTTTCAAGAAGGAGAGAACTTCCGGTTCAGTGTATTGGGTCGGAATTACTTCTAATAATTTAAGGTAGCGCGGCGGGTTAAAGAAATGTGTTCCAAGGAAATGCTTTTTGAAATCATCGGAGCGGTTCTCCACCATCGCTTCTACGGAAATTCCAGAAGTGTTAGAGCTGATAATACTACCTGGCTTACGGTATTGGTCAACCTGTTCAAAAACCTGCTTCTTAACGCCTAGGTTTTCCACAACTACTTCGATTACCCAGTCAACATCTTTTAGTTTCACTAAATCGTCTTCCAGATTCCCTGCTTCAATGAGATCAAGGTTCTTTTTAGCTGTCAGTGGAGCCGGCTTTTGCTTCAATAATTTCTGAATGCTTGTTGCACTGATACGATTACGTACTTGTTTGTCAGCTAATGACAATCCCTTTGCTTCTTCTTCTTTCGTTAACTCTCGTGGCACAATATCCAACAATAGTGTCGGAATGCCGATATTTGCTAGGTGGGCAGCAATTCCTGAGCCCATAACTCCAGATC
The DNA window shown above is from Neobacillus sp. WH10 and carries:
- a CDS encoding methionine ABC transporter permease, which produces MINQYFPNVDWLIMWEETKNTLYMTGISVLATFILGTILGLILFLTTKGNMWENKPVNTVISAIVNIFRSIPFIILIVLLIPFTTFLVGTMIGENAAMPALIIGAAPFYARMVEIGLREIDKGVIEAAKSMGATTGTIIWKVLLPESMPALISGITVTAIALVGYTAMAGAIGAGGLGSLAYNYGFQRNQNDVTFVATVIILIIVFVIQFIGDFITSKLDKR
- a CDS encoding methionine ABC transporter ATP-binding protein is translated as MISIKNVRKIYPSKQGELKAVDQVNLEIQEGEIFGVIGYSGAGKSTLIRMLNGLELPTDGSVTVAGRVISKIKGVELRKARQEISMIFQHFNLLWSRTVSENIAFPLEIAGVKGPQRKERVAELIKLVGLEGRENAYPSQLSGGQKQRVGIARALANNPKVLLCDEATSALDPQTTDSILELLVDINKRLGLTIVLITHEMHVIRKICHRVAVMESGRVVELGSVLDVFKNPQQPITKRFVQQVSEPEETKETADHMLENYRSGRIVQLTFIGESAEQPLITNLIRQYNVIVNILQGKISQTQKGSYGTLFIHIDGDEEEVEKAVDFIRSQQVGVEVVAND
- a CDS encoding O-acetylhomoserine aminocarboxypropyltransferase/cysteine synthase family protein gives rise to the protein MAENQKKYRFETLSVHGGLAPDPVTGARAVPIYQNNAYQFKNTEHAANLFSLAEPGYIYTRIHNPTTTVFEERVALLEGGVGALAVASGMAAITLAILNLAQAGDEIVAASNLYGGTYNLFAVTLPKYGINVKFVDADDPENFRTAITEKTKAVFAETIGNPSLRVLDIEKTAEIAHEAGVPLIIDNTFATPYLCRPIEYGADIVVHSATKWLLGNGTTTGGIIVDGGKFDWNSPKFPGFTTPDASYHDLVYAEALGAAAYIIKARVQLLRDLGPALSPQNAFQFTLGLETLHVRMKEHVANTKKIVDYLLNHPAVDWVSYPGHPSHPDHELAKKYLPKGTGSMVIFGIKGGKAAGAKLIDSLSLWAHVANVGDAKSLIIHPASTTHQQLDAEGLKAAGVPEDLIRLSIGIENVEDLIEDLESAIEEATGLASLKANA
- a CDS encoding SCP2 sterol-binding domain-containing protein; amino-acid sequence: MIEAVKTFLVKIKDQGHVLPLIHRADIQVNLHCDQQTIQLIIKNGGIFLLQNPEEQQVKYEISGSPAAMKQLLEGTERLRFLEQQGQLKASTPLRTTLLLESIFFLTKAQNSQFTK
- a CDS encoding MFS transporter; the encoded protein is MAFYYNWAAQFKTYNRNIKLSFMANIFTQIGLGIFMVIYNFYIRKLGYTEAVNGQVIAMTSLATAIILVPAGLISDRYGRKRVFFYGILISGAILLLRSIFSTQGVLISLAFTSGLTMAFLQVSGIPWLAENSTEEQRVNLFSLHFAFMTAANVIGNLLGGMLTDIFSFFASDINSIRITLIIGAVIYLIGIIPTTKFNELPKTRPTEKKKFNPSIAWKNDGIKLIVLFAIAQLLIGFGAGLVIPYLNLYFADRFSASTTSIGLIISLGQAATALAMFIGPLVVKKVGDVKAVVYLQLASLPFLLLTAYTKHLWLAALGFLFRQALMNAGNPIQMSLMMSKVNGSMKGLANSINQMVFNLGWAFMGPVSTGIVVKYGSYWGYAYVFTITAILYLFGSIYFFLVFKGFTGNKETSASAKIS
- a CDS encoding thioredoxin family protein: MNEWNRDDLAAFLDHDESGLLYFYTPLCGTCHLASRMLQIVEELVDVKMGKMNLNYYPDFAKDLAIESVPCLLFVQNGTVKETIYAFHSVPYLLEKINNN
- a CDS encoding toprim domain-containing protein, giving the protein MNDSYVDKVLIVEGKSDKNKVKSIVKEPVEIICTNGTISHTKLDELIDFLENKDVYILVDSDAAGEKLRKRFKREFPQAEHLYIDRMYREVATAPVHHLATVLLGANIDVHTEFLEMG
- the gcvH gene encoding glycine cleavage system protein GcvH; the protein is MSTPKEFRYSEEHEWVKVEGERVRVGITDFAQHELGDIVFVELPEVGDEVTADEPFGSVESVKTVSELYAPVSGKVVEVNEDLSDSPEFVNESPYEKAWMIVIELSDSSELDNLMTAEQYDEMTKEE
- a CDS encoding arsenate reductase family protein, which produces MSLTFYWYPKCGTCRNAKKWLDAHQLSYEEVHIVEQPPTREELQAFYQKSGLELKKFFNTSGLKYRELGIKDKMKSATDDELLDLLTSDGMLIKRPILTDGERVTVGFKEEEYEKMWL